Part of the Anomaloglossus baeobatrachus isolate aAnoBae1 chromosome 1, aAnoBae1.hap1, whole genome shotgun sequence genome, ATAATATACAATTTTCAAACAATTATATATCGTATTATTCTAATAGGgtcttttcatttttttcacatttcTATATGCATTTCTTCTTTTTTTATGTGAATTAACTAAAAGTTCTCCATTCTATCCAtgtcacagcacacacacaaaaaaatatcaaATAGCCTAGATGTATAGCTACCTCCGCTGTTTTGGCTGTATCCCAATTgtgatttttggtcctgaagaaggagaataatCTCTTAAATGTGTAGACGAATAAAGTCCTATCCATTTGGTCTTGGACTTTCTCAAAGGCAGGGCGACATTTAACCTTTTCTTTGATCTGCACCTATCACCCTTTGGAGAAGTGGCAGTACCACTGGTTCCACAAGTGATTCAGCTGGCAGATCACCCACCAATTGatgagttatcacctatccataggTGATGACTAGATTTTAATGTTTTAATTGAGAATGCCTTTAAGCAAATATGTATATAACTACTGGGGTTAAGTCTCTTTTCAGTAACATAAGAAATGAGTGTAAGGAAATTTTTCTAATGAAGAATTATATGAAATGCCAACATGTACACATTTCTAACAGTAATAGTCATAATGCAATTTTACATATTAACACAATACTGCCTTTGTAATTACAGGATAAATTACCTCATCTGCATCGAATTACAGACAATACGTATATACCGTTCTCTGTCACAGATAAGACGAGCGATGCAAGGAAAAATGACAGGTTATATCTTGATGAATCGCACCATACCACCACATATAATAAGTCACCTGAAGTTCCATTCATGGGAAGTAAAAAACATCTAGGTTCAGAAATGTCATTTGTACCTTCTTCAAATACAGCTTTATCAGTAAAAGTTGATAAACGACCCAAGAGTAGCCTACCTTACACTAGCTACCAGATCCCTGAGTCAAAAGACTCTTTGGTTTCCTTCAAGGGTCAGGATGATGAGCTATTTAACGGTCAGATGTTACATATTAGTGAACTAAAAGGAGAACCCTCCCACGCTGAAGAGACGGAATCTCAACCATTACAGATTACTGATGTTTCTTTACGTCTAAAAGAGAGCAGTATGTCAACGACAAGTGACAGTCAACACATAGACCATTCTGTAGATTTCCCTAAGGCAGAAGTGTCTTCTCTCCATCAAAGTAATGCCTTGCTTCATACACGAGAGGGGAGAATTAGGAAAAACTCATTGGATTGGTCAACTACTAACACTGATCATCCCAAACAAGTCATCCCTCTTACCGACTGTCAACGAGCAGCaagtgaaaaaaaagaagaaataaataCTTTGAAAAATGGAAACTGTAACCTTCAGAAACAATTAAAGAATGTGGACAGTAGGGATGTAGCCAAGCTCAAAGACGACGACTTCGTATTTAAGATTCAGGAACTAGAAAGTTATCTCACAGAATCAGATCAACTTCACATGCAGGAGCAGCGGCTCAAGAGTAAAACTGTAGGCATCCAGATGGCGCTAAAACAGCTACAAATTAATGAGCAGTGCTTAAAGGATGACAATTTCCACTACAGAGAACAAATCAGCAGATTAAAGACCGAGAAAAACTTCCTTCAGCTCCGGCTGTCCAGAGCAGAACAGGACGGAGAAGAATATGTCCATGAGATAAACACTATAACGGACAAATGTGAAGAGCTTCTTAACCAAAGGAAGCAGTTTCAGGATGAGAGGAACCGTATATCTGTTGAGAAACAGTTCTTAGCCAAAGAAATTGAGGATTTTAACAGGGAGAAGAAAATAAATTGCGAACAACTGGCATTAATTACTGCAGAGAGAGACAAACTTGTCAATATGGTAAATTCCATGAAAACAATGGTGTTCACATATGCCAAGGAGAAACAAGAGCTACAGTCCAGATTAAAGGAAATACTGGTAGAAAACACCAACCTAAGAAGA contains:
- the CCDC110 gene encoding coiled-coil domain-containing protein 110 isoform X1 gives rise to the protein MAEPPNVAGKSFDIDDELTSSSQSVLEVYSEITDSLNQSIKKMESSQNPFTQFQMTSTPKYKAMDKLPHLHRITDNTYIPFSVTDKTSDARKNDRLYLDESHHTTTYNKSPEVPFMGSKKHLGSEMSFVPSSNTALSVKVDKRPKSSLPYTSYQIPESKDSLVSFKGQDDELFNGQMLHISELKGEPSHAEETESQPLQITDVSLRLKESSMSTTSDSQHIDHSVDFPKAEVSSLHQSNALLHTREGRIRKNSLDWSTTNTDHPKQVIPLTDCQRAASEKKEEINTLKNGNCNLQKQLKNVDSRDVAKLKDDDFVFKIQELESYLTESDQLHMQEQRLKSKTVGIQMALKQLQINEQCLKDDNFHYREQISRLKTEKNFLQLRLSRAEQDGEEYVHEINTITDKCEELLNQRKQFQDERNRISVEKQFLAKEIEDFNREKKINCEQLALITAERDKLVNMVNSMKTMVFTYAKEKQELQSRLKEILVENTNLRRKMNTHTTEQQKIDNSRESWSNEETSDRHKLSTLEVTPLSSTTEKLKPRYGRLS
- the CCDC110 gene encoding coiled-coil domain-containing protein 110 isoform X2 — protein: MESSQNPFTQFQMTSTPKYKAMDKLPHLHRITDNTYIPFSVTDKTSDARKNDRLYLDESHHTTTYNKSPEVPFMGSKKHLGSEMSFVPSSNTALSVKVDKRPKSSLPYTSYQIPESKDSLVSFKGQDDELFNGQMLHISELKGEPSHAEETESQPLQITDVSLRLKESSMSTTSDSQHIDHSVDFPKAEVSSLHQSNALLHTREGRIRKNSLDWSTTNTDHPKQVIPLTDCQRAASEKKEEINTLKNGNCNLQKQLKNVDSRDVAKLKDDDFVFKIQELESYLTESDQLHMQEQRLKSKTVGIQMALKQLQINEQCLKDDNFHYREQISRLKTEKNFLQLRLSRAEQDGEEYVHEINTITDKCEELLNQRKQFQDERNRISVEKQFLAKEIEDFNREKKINCEQLALITAERDKLVNMVNSMKTMVFTYAKEKQELQSRLKEILVENTNLRRKMNTHTTEQQKIDNSRESWSNEETSDRHKLSTLEVTPLSSTTEKLKPRYGRLS